From a region of the Roseivirga sp. 4D4 genome:
- a CDS encoding phytoene desaturase family protein, with the protein MVKYNTIVIGGGLAGLTAGATLSKFGKKVLLLEQHYKPGGCATTFKRGDFIVEVGLHEMSGILENGTLPQIFKMLEVDQKIDLLKVPEFYAAFSDRGQFVLPHSYDAAAKALLDKYPEDEKGIRRFMKVLRGIRKEGVSQPRSKLVRKLIYPFMPLLYPNLVEASKHTVGSWLDKYITNESAKLDLVAHIAYWGDDPYTLSMFYYGLPFSGFIENGGHFIQGGSQKLSDQLAAYIEKQGGTVLLGKKAEKIVTQNGRVTGVTFRDSFNQDMSPVTINCDNVVANCAIPVVPAMLDEPFASSLKKQISGKVNSCSLLCMYLGFNKKIEEFGVGHYSNVIEGEDVRSLKDVKSNHQGDWNKRRFIFVDYGKVDAQLAPPDKSEGVICTVDYVQDWEGLNDEEYKAKKEEVAQILLQRLDKQFPGIRESIEYYEVSTSKTIQRYTSNPTGSVYGYAQTKEQIGNERFRNNFLIPNLYFASAWAFPGGGFEGSITGGFLAALQMNKDKIWTSVHDQSFTDQRIVRLLEHKPIDEHKLELSFERPVDSKIQKGAFVCLKLLDPKVTELDLPYRWLPIVSSQEEDSLRFHIPLDGSSFSKSCEQLSRDDKALVFGPTS; encoded by the coding sequence ATGGTGAAATACAACACTATCGTCATTGGAGGAGGGTTAGCCGGATTGACTGCTGGAGCTACTCTGTCAAAGTTTGGAAAAAAAGTCCTCCTGTTAGAACAACACTACAAGCCCGGTGGCTGTGCCACCACCTTCAAGAGAGGAGATTTCATCGTTGAGGTGGGTCTGCACGAGATGAGCGGCATCTTGGAGAATGGTACGCTCCCGCAAATTTTTAAAATGCTTGAGGTCGATCAAAAGATTGACCTTCTCAAGGTGCCTGAGTTCTATGCTGCCTTTTCTGACCGAGGACAATTCGTATTGCCACACAGCTATGATGCAGCAGCCAAGGCCCTTCTTGACAAATATCCAGAGGACGAAAAAGGTATCAGACGCTTTATGAAAGTACTCAGGGGTATTCGAAAAGAAGGAGTCAGTCAACCACGTTCTAAACTAGTTAGAAAGCTCATCTACCCTTTTATGCCTCTACTTTACCCCAACCTCGTTGAGGCAAGTAAACATACGGTTGGGTCATGGTTAGACAAGTACATCACCAACGAAAGTGCAAAGTTGGACTTGGTGGCGCACATTGCCTACTGGGGTGATGATCCTTATACCTTATCCATGTTTTATTATGGATTACCCTTCTCAGGATTCATAGAGAATGGAGGCCATTTCATTCAAGGCGGGTCTCAAAAGCTTTCTGATCAGCTCGCAGCGTACATTGAAAAGCAGGGAGGCACAGTTCTATTAGGAAAAAAAGCAGAGAAGATTGTCACTCAAAATGGTCGAGTGACGGGGGTAACTTTCCGCGATAGTTTCAATCAGGACATGAGTCCCGTAACCATCAATTGTGACAATGTAGTGGCCAATTGTGCAATTCCCGTTGTACCGGCCATGCTGGATGAACCTTTTGCCAGTTCTCTGAAAAAACAAATCTCAGGCAAGGTCAATTCTTGTTCGCTGTTGTGCATGTACCTTGGTTTCAATAAAAAAATAGAAGAATTCGGTGTGGGGCATTACTCCAATGTCATCGAGGGTGAGGACGTAAGATCATTGAAGGACGTCAAGTCAAACCATCAGGGAGACTGGAACAAGCGCAGGTTCATTTTTGTCGACTACGGTAAGGTAGATGCCCAACTCGCACCGCCCGATAAATCTGAAGGAGTGATTTGTACGGTCGATTATGTGCAGGACTGGGAAGGCTTGAACGATGAGGAATACAAGGCCAAAAAGGAAGAAGTAGCCCAGATACTATTGCAACGATTGGATAAGCAATTTCCTGGAATCAGGGAAAGTATTGAGTACTACGAGGTCTCTACTTCTAAGACCATTCAGCGATACACATCCAACCCCACTGGATCAGTGTATGGTTATGCCCAGACGAAAGAACAAATTGGAAATGAGCGATTTAGAAACAACTTCTTAATACCCAATTTGTATTTTGCCTCAGCATGGGCCTTTCCTGGAGGTGGATTCGAAGGGAGCATCACGGGAGGGTTTTTGGCTGCTCTTCAGATGAATAAAGATAAGATTTGGACATCGGTTCATGATCAATCTTTCACCGACCAACGAATCGTCCGATTGCTTGAGCATAAGCCGATCGATGAACATAAGCTAGAATTGAGTTTTGAAAGACCTGTAGATTCCAAAATTCAAAAAGGAGCATTTGTATGTCTTAAACTATTGGATCCAAAAGTGACCGAACTGGACCTGCCCTATCGATGGCTTCCCATTGTTTCTTCGCAAGAAGAGGATAGCCTTCGTTTTCACATTCCATTAGATGGTAGCAGTTTCTCCAAAAGTTGCGAACAATTGAGCAGAGATGATAAAGCATTGGTATTTGGTCCCACGAGTTAG
- a CDS encoding TlpA family protein disulfide reductase, with product MKITSILLLLLSTTYSPDKDLKVKLLKVEDFSQISGSSEEPLIINFWATWCGPCIKEMPELVAFSKEKKANLIFISLDIPKEIDKAQKLLAEKGVTGAHYLLEALDDKLPMILEDWVGGVPLTMVYSDGVRKEVFRRQINQQDLLDLNIF from the coding sequence ATGAAAATCACATCTATACTTCTTCTACTGCTGAGCACAACTTATTCACCTGATAAGGACTTGAAAGTAAAACTGCTGAAAGTCGAAGACTTCAGTCAAATCAGTGGTAGTTCTGAAGAGCCTCTTATCATTAACTTTTGGGCTACATGGTGCGGACCTTGTATCAAAGAAATGCCTGAGTTAGTAGCATTTTCGAAAGAGAAAAAGGCAAACCTGATATTCATTTCCCTGGATATTCCGAAAGAGATAGATAAAGCTCAAAAGCTGCTAGCCGAAAAGGGCGTTACTGGTGCACATTATTTATTAGAAGCCTTGGATGACAAACTTCCAATGATCCTTGAAGATTGGGTCGGAGGAGTTCCACTAACTATGGTGTATAGCGATGGCGTCAGAAAGGAAGTTTTCAGAAGACAAATCAATCAACAAGACCTTTTAGACCTAAATATTTTTTAA
- a CDS encoding MBL fold metallo-hydrolase, with protein sequence MKITHFLYNAFLIESGDKKLAIDPGGLMFYYFRFTSLIPKTEWSDITHILITHGDPDHYWHADRMAAVSNAPIICNKTMIKEVGGKHLLLGPRDKGVSFTTQVKRVHTLSVDETITVDGINITGIKTTHGPLTVKMGPFSKTLHPGPEERIGWGAIGFKIQMNSKTLVNLGDTLLHAEEWKSIDSPDVLMIPIGGKAIHNTMDVTEALKAVEIMKPKLVIPCHYNCPAFFSKRFNTADAADFKRGVEGIGSKCAVLRKGDAISL encoded by the coding sequence ATGAAAATAACCCACTTCCTCTACAACGCTTTCCTCATCGAATCTGGCGATAAGAAGTTGGCCATCGATCCCGGAGGTTTAATGTTTTACTATTTCCGTTTTACTAGCTTGATTCCTAAAACCGAATGGTCGGACATCACACATATCCTGATCACGCATGGCGATCCAGATCATTATTGGCATGCAGATAGAATGGCAGCCGTTTCCAATGCGCCCATCATCTGCAACAAGACCATGATCAAGGAGGTTGGCGGAAAGCATCTTTTGCTGGGACCTCGGGATAAAGGAGTTAGTTTCACCACACAAGTTAAAAGAGTTCATACGCTTTCTGTGGACGAAACCATAACGGTTGATGGTATCAACATTACAGGGATCAAAACAACTCACGGCCCGCTTACCGTTAAAATGGGGCCATTTTCAAAAACCTTGCACCCTGGACCTGAAGAGAGAATTGGATGGGGTGCCATCGGATTTAAGATTCAAATGAATAGTAAAACCCTCGTAAACCTTGGCGACACACTACTCCATGCTGAAGAATGGAAATCCATTGACAGTCCTGATGTATTGATGATTCCGATAGGAGGAAAAGCTATACACAATACCATGGATGTGACCGAAGCCTTAAAGGCAGTAGAAATTATGAAGCCAAAACTGGTAATCCCCTGTCATTATAATTGCCCGGCATTCTTCAGTAAGAGGTTCAATACTGCTGACGCAGCGGACTTCAAACGGGGAGTCGAAGGCATAGGTAGTAAATGTGCCGTTCTGCGTAAGGGTGACGCTATCAGTCTTTGA
- a CDS encoding ABC transporter permease, whose amino-acid sequence MNQTKQHIDPPKWAERFFEWYCYPPLFDSIIGDLYERFDENLEKHGQRKANRKFCFDVIRFMNRHTLKRKGQSKFYNNNMSILSNYFKVGFRNLMKNRSFTAINVLGLSVSMAVCLVIILMINDQLSYDKWQANSEETYRFTHYDQNEINIPMATVPMPLGEAMQDKFAGFEHMVTFRRGFSGDVIQNGKAIALQGYFTEPSFFKLFSFELERGNPETALSTPNSIVLKKDIAEKLFKDQDPMGQTLEVGNKGVYQVTGVLKELPGKTHIKFESLVSLSSLDKLEKNKTLGSSIGNWENGSETWIYFNLRDGYAIEPLKAYLAEAEKEHYEPDSDERKEFTLQKMSKITPGPLHGNQIGAGMPNFFVIGLGVLAVLIIVCATFNYTNLSAARALTRTKEVGVRKVMGAKKGQLTIQFIVESILVSVLSLIVAIGLLQFLIPAFQSLQMSSLLEWELKPDLKAYLQFFGFSVLLGLVTGIFPSLYLASFKPIQAMKNSVSNSKLSKLSLRKALIVTQFVISIVLIVSSVLVYKQIKFIVETDYGFSKENILNVHMQGQDFAKFENELEKLPFVESVTATNNIPSMGTEYSEDVTLNNGDEPFSMNYFDVDEDYISSLQLELIAGSDFIKDAPSVNKRAAILNETAVKQFGFESPLEAVGKQFYIENDSIPLNVVGVVKDYNHMMLIMGIDPMMLRYDPSGFNIAQIKVAGFDMVKEISGIEAVWDEFDPNHEIILKTFQGEIDEFNAFFFDILYIVGLIAILSISIAGMGLLGISTYAIQIRMKEVSIRKVLGASVKGLIFLLSKSLSIMLTVAFIIGFSLAYMANNVWLNQFAYRTSFGFDVFLMTALAMVGIGAATIGWQAWRATRANPATTLRDD is encoded by the coding sequence ATGAATCAAACGAAGCAACATATTGATCCACCCAAGTGGGCAGAACGATTCTTTGAGTGGTACTGCTACCCTCCTCTCTTTGACTCCATTATTGGTGATCTCTATGAACGCTTCGATGAAAACTTAGAAAAACATGGTCAACGAAAGGCCAATCGCAAATTCTGTTTTGATGTCATTCGATTTATGAACAGGCACACACTCAAAAGAAAAGGTCAATCTAAATTTTATAACAACAACATGTCAATACTCAGTAATTACTTCAAAGTGGGTTTTAGAAACCTAATGAAGAATCGGTCATTTACAGCAATTAACGTTTTAGGGCTCTCAGTGTCTATGGCCGTATGTCTGGTAATCATCCTGATGATCAACGATCAGCTTAGCTATGACAAATGGCAGGCAAATAGTGAAGAGACTTATCGATTTACTCACTATGATCAAAATGAAATTAATATACCCATGGCCACCGTGCCTATGCCCTTGGGTGAAGCCATGCAAGATAAGTTTGCCGGTTTTGAGCATATGGTTACGTTCAGAAGGGGTTTTAGTGGAGATGTGATTCAAAACGGAAAGGCTATTGCCCTTCAAGGCTATTTCACCGAGCCCTCATTTTTTAAGCTCTTTAGTTTTGAGTTGGAACGTGGGAACCCAGAAACTGCGCTAAGCACACCTAATTCGATTGTCTTGAAAAAGGACATAGCCGAGAAGCTTTTTAAAGATCAAGATCCTATGGGACAAACCCTTGAGGTTGGTAACAAGGGCGTATACCAAGTGACTGGTGTCCTAAAGGAACTTCCCGGTAAAACCCATATCAAATTCGAATCGCTTGTCTCGCTGTCCAGTTTAGATAAGCTAGAGAAAAACAAAACGCTCGGTTCATCTATCGGCAACTGGGAAAATGGTAGCGAGACTTGGATATATTTTAATCTCAGAGATGGCTACGCTATCGAACCTCTGAAGGCTTATTTGGCTGAGGCAGAGAAAGAGCATTATGAACCAGATTCAGATGAACGTAAGGAGTTTACACTCCAAAAGATGTCCAAAATCACGCCAGGCCCCCTTCATGGCAATCAAATTGGTGCGGGTATGCCGAATTTCTTTGTTATTGGCTTAGGAGTATTAGCCGTGCTGATCATTGTATGTGCTACTTTCAATTACACCAACCTATCGGCAGCTCGGGCATTGACACGCACCAAGGAAGTAGGCGTTAGAAAGGTAATGGGTGCAAAAAAAGGACAACTGACTATCCAGTTTATAGTCGAATCTATATTGGTATCCGTACTCTCTTTGATCGTGGCGATCGGCCTATTACAGTTTTTAATTCCTGCTTTCCAATCATTACAAATGAGCTCACTTTTGGAGTGGGAGTTGAAACCTGACCTGAAAGCTTATCTTCAATTCTTCGGCTTCAGCGTATTGCTGGGTTTGGTCACAGGCATCTTCCCTTCTCTCTATTTGGCTTCATTCAAGCCGATTCAGGCCATGAAGAATTCAGTTTCGAATTCTAAACTTTCCAAACTCAGTTTGAGAAAAGCATTAATCGTAACCCAATTCGTGATTTCCATTGTACTGATCGTCTCCTCTGTTTTAGTTTATAAGCAGATCAAGTTTATTGTTGAAACAGATTATGGCTTCAGCAAGGAGAATATACTGAACGTGCATATGCAGGGTCAGGACTTCGCCAAGTTCGAGAACGAGCTTGAGAAGCTTCCTTTTGTTGAAAGTGTAACGGCCACGAACAACATTCCAAGTATGGGTACGGAATACTCAGAAGATGTGACGCTCAACAATGGAGATGAGCCATTTTCTATGAACTACTTCGATGTGGATGAGGACTATATCAGCAGCCTGCAACTCGAGCTTATTGCCGGTAGTGACTTTATCAAAGACGCTCCTTCGGTAAACAAAAGAGCCGCCATCCTGAATGAGACTGCCGTGAAACAGTTTGGCTTTGAAAGCCCTTTGGAAGCGGTTGGAAAGCAGTTTTACATTGAAAATGATTCCATTCCTCTCAATGTAGTAGGTGTGGTAAAGGATTACAACCACATGATGCTGATCATGGGCATAGACCCTATGATGCTTCGCTATGACCCCTCAGGCTTTAACATAGCCCAGATCAAAGTGGCTGGTTTTGATATGGTCAAAGAAATCTCTGGCATCGAAGCCGTTTGGGATGAGTTTGATCCTAACCACGAAATCATTCTCAAAACCTTTCAGGGAGAAATTGATGAATTCAATGCCTTCTTCTTTGACATTCTTTATATCGTGGGTCTGATCGCTATTTTGAGCATCAGTATAGCGGGCATGGGACTATTGGGTATCTCAACTTACGCTATTCAGATTCGCATGAAAGAAGTAAGTATTCGCAAGGTATTAGGCGCAAGTGTTAAGGGGTTGATATTCTTACTTTCTAAGAGCCTCAGCATTATGCTGACCGTTGCTTTTATCATCGGTTTCTCACTGGCCTATATGGCCAATAACGTCTGGCTCAATCAGTTTGCCTATAGAACCTCCTTCGGCTTTGACGTATTCCTGATGACTGCTCTGGCAATGGTTGGAATAGGTGCAGCCACTATTGGATGGCAAGCTTGGCGAGCGACAAGGGCAAATCCTGCGACTACGCTTAGGGATGATTAA
- a CDS encoding intradiol ring-cleavage dioxygenase translates to MVKSFTLSLLLFISVFSCNAFQSKKVGGPFENAEFMYFGMPENIASSDTTLGWFGKGQKLIITGKILKADGKTPAPNVIVYYYHTDTEGHYSSRKDMDQRAARHGHLRGWVKSDAEGKYAIYTIRPAAYPNRSDPAHIHPTILEPQINTPYYTDALVFDDDILLTTAKRKAMDNRAGSGILRVLMKGDIQIAEHNFILGLNIPNYPKKESPEINSGRSIGEDLFSFTPYHAWGPDMGTTTCPICKYGRYQGVLYFAGANTDWMEVKAWLRYLEAESFKRQEYLKTFFICTAKEREEVNAKLVRIGKELGLRKVSLTTVPSYADRESEVYLNEINPLANNTFIIYRNSNVVAKFIELSPTESNYKLMSEALDNTKGDYMHLAPPRHK, encoded by the coding sequence ATGGTTAAGTCATTCACCCTCTCCCTCCTACTCTTTATTTCCGTATTCAGCTGCAATGCCTTCCAGTCAAAAAAGGTCGGTGGACCATTCGAAAATGCAGAGTTTATGTATTTCGGCATGCCGGAAAATATTGCCTCCAGCGACACTACGCTCGGCTGGTTTGGCAAGGGCCAAAAACTGATCATCACCGGGAAAATCCTTAAAGCAGATGGCAAAACACCTGCCCCTAACGTAATCGTGTATTACTACCACACTGACACGGAAGGGCATTACAGCAGCCGTAAAGACATGGACCAACGTGCTGCAAGGCACGGACATTTAAGGGGCTGGGTAAAATCTGATGCTGAGGGTAAATACGCAATTTATACCATAAGACCTGCGGCCTACCCGAACAGGTCAGATCCTGCCCATATCCACCCCACAATTCTCGAACCTCAGATTAACACACCATACTATACCGATGCCCTAGTATTTGATGATGACATCTTATTGACCACCGCTAAGCGAAAGGCCATGGATAACCGTGCCGGTAGTGGCATATTAAGGGTTTTAATGAAAGGTGATATTCAAATAGCCGAGCACAACTTTATTCTCGGGCTCAATATTCCCAATTACCCCAAAAAGGAAAGCCCAGAGATCAATTCGGGTAGAAGCATTGGCGAAGATCTCTTCTCCTTCACCCCTTATCATGCTTGGGGACCAGATATGGGTACCACCACCTGCCCCATTTGCAAGTACGGTCGTTATCAGGGAGTACTCTACTTTGCTGGTGCCAATACAGACTGGATGGAGGTAAAAGCCTGGTTGCGATATCTTGAAGCAGAAAGCTTCAAACGACAAGAATATCTGAAAACTTTCTTCATTTGTACAGCAAAAGAAAGGGAGGAGGTAAATGCCAAATTGGTCCGGATCGGAAAGGAATTAGGCCTCCGCAAGGTATCCCTCACTACTGTGCCCTCATATGCCGATCGCGAATCAGAAGTCTATTTGAATGAAATCAACCCATTAGCCAACAATACTTTTATCATCTATAGAAACAGCAATGTGGTGGCCAAATTTATCGAGCTATCGCCTACAGAAAGCAACTATAAGTTGATGTCAGAAGCCCTTGATAACACCAAAGGTGATTATATGCATTTAGCTCCGCCCAGGCATAAATAA
- a CDS encoding LytR/AlgR family response regulator transcription factor: MKKQSPLLSPVSFLAYIKSQRVNTIQIGAVLLTLALFLALFQDYLHSYVQGYSFYWSESLLFNTFWVLFIPIAILSRRFKSHSNKYRIATDSIAASALHLLAYPLLVFILSSLFFYQPYTFTKVLSYALSKYVFITLIGYGLIQLALSYMEKPKQASVENSLQNILINKGTEKIVLATTDIYYIQAESPYIKFVTAHGNYLKQQTLKSILTGLDSNQFIRVHKSTIINGDMVQSFTSRLNGDYDVELKNGSTVRMSRSFSAQFKAQFG; the protein is encoded by the coding sequence TTGAAAAAGCAAAGCCCGTTATTAAGTCCAGTGAGTTTTTTAGCATATATAAAAAGTCAAAGGGTTAATACCATTCAGATTGGCGCGGTACTTCTTACGCTTGCCTTATTTCTAGCCCTCTTCCAAGACTATCTTCATTCCTATGTGCAGGGCTACAGTTTTTATTGGAGCGAGTCATTACTCTTCAACACCTTTTGGGTGCTCTTTATACCTATAGCGATATTAAGCAGAAGGTTCAAGAGCCATTCGAATAAGTATCGAATAGCTACGGATTCTATTGCAGCATCGGCTCTCCACCTACTCGCCTACCCCTTACTGGTTTTCATACTTTCGAGCCTATTCTTTTATCAACCCTACACTTTTACTAAGGTGCTGTCTTATGCCCTTTCTAAATATGTGTTCATCACCTTGATCGGGTATGGCTTGATTCAACTGGCACTTAGCTATATGGAAAAGCCCAAGCAGGCGTCAGTAGAAAACTCTCTTCAGAACATCTTGATCAACAAAGGGACAGAGAAGATTGTATTGGCCACTACAGATATCTATTATATTCAGGCCGAAAGCCCATATATCAAGTTTGTCACAGCACATGGCAACTACTTAAAGCAACAAACCCTTAAATCTATCCTTACAGGCTTAGACAGCAATCAATTTATCAGGGTGCACAAGTCGACCATCATCAATGGCGACATGGTTCAGTCTTTTACATCTAGGCTGAATGGCGACTATGACGTTGAGTTGAAGAATGGATCAACAGTTAGGATGAGCCGAAGCTTCAGCGCTCAATTTAAGGCCCAGTTTGGATAG
- a CDS encoding redoxin domain-containing protein, whose amino-acid sequence MRKLILIPLLFSTLLQPLTEDRTIEIGDPLPMTDLELVHANGEKSELGSLKGEKGILIVFAANECVAVKYWYDRLIETGNKAEQNGIKVLWVNSNKTQREAGESLEEMAQFAREKKLPFDYVIEDNFQLADHFDARVTPTSYLFDQDFKLVYKGIVDNNMTNSDAATEHYLDDAISATVKGGKVPVPVKLGRGCRIPRN is encoded by the coding sequence ATGAGAAAACTGATACTTATACCCCTTCTATTTTCCACTTTATTACAGCCACTGACAGAGGACAGAACGATTGAGATTGGAGATCCGCTGCCCATGACCGACTTAGAATTGGTGCATGCCAATGGTGAAAAGTCAGAGTTAGGTAGCCTCAAAGGAGAAAAAGGGATACTGATCGTATTCGCAGCAAACGAATGTGTTGCAGTAAAATATTGGTACGACAGATTGATTGAGACAGGTAACAAAGCAGAGCAAAATGGCATCAAAGTACTGTGGGTGAACTCCAACAAAACACAACGAGAAGCTGGTGAATCATTAGAAGAAATGGCCCAATTCGCTCGCGAAAAGAAGCTTCCATTTGATTATGTAATTGAGGACAACTTTCAGTTAGCGGACCACTTCGATGCCAGGGTTACACCCACCTCCTACCTGTTTGACCAAGACTTCAAATTGGTATATAAGGGAATCGTAGATAACAACATGACGAACAGTGATGCAGCGACCGAACATTATCTGGATGATGCCATTTCGGCAACGGTCAAGGGCGGAAAAGTCCCTGTGCCCGTAAAACTAGGAAGAGGCTGTCGTATACCTAGAAACTAG
- a CDS encoding phosphoribosylanthranilate isomerase yields the protein MDSHSISHTKIKICCIASLEEAQLAINTGADSLGFVCAIPTSVRTIDKQKVAEITPLIPQHIDTTVLTSATTAAEIAEHVKLTGTSSVQILAHITSEESKRLSELIPDTKRLQVIHVESEASLDLIDKYAPYVDAFLLDSGKPSLKTPEFGGTGRTHDWSISAEFVRRSPLPVYLAGGLTPENVGEAIKIVRPFGVDLCSGVRTNSALDVRKLGDFIAAVRKVDFTNK from the coding sequence ATGGATTCGCACTCAATTTCGCACACCAAAATCAAAATCTGCTGTATTGCTTCCCTTGAAGAGGCACAACTGGCCATAAATACCGGAGCAGATTCACTGGGCTTTGTTTGTGCCATCCCAACTTCAGTTCGGACCATCGACAAGCAAAAGGTGGCGGAGATCACACCGCTTATTCCGCAGCACATTGATACCACTGTCCTAACCTCAGCTACTACAGCCGCGGAGATTGCAGAGCACGTCAAGCTTACCGGAACTTCATCTGTTCAGATACTGGCTCACATCACTTCGGAAGAGTCAAAACGATTGTCTGAGTTGATCCCGGATACCAAACGCTTGCAAGTCATTCATGTTGAGTCTGAAGCTTCACTCGATCTGATAGACAAGTATGCGCCTTATGTGGATGCTTTCCTCCTCGATTCAGGAAAACCAAGCCTCAAGACACCCGAGTTTGGCGGAACAGGCAGAACCCATGACTGGTCCATTAGTGCTGAGTTTGTAAGAAGAAGTCCCCTACCCGTTTATTTAGCCGGTGGACTCACACCTGAAAATGTGGGCGAAGCCATAAAAATAGTTCGCCCATTCGGGGTTGACCTATGCTCAGGTGTGCGCACCAACTCAGCACTTGATGTGCGCAAGCTTGGGGATTTTATTGCAGCCGTTCGGAAGGTGGATTTTACTAACAAGTAA
- a CDS encoding PadR family transcriptional regulator: MNSKLGEFEEIVLMLVAAQHEQAYGLSVTQAIEKELKRSVTMSSVHTALYRLEEKGFVTSKIGDAEGNRRGRRKRVFVITSQGKTALKETREARNHIWNMIPKFILEFGQ, translated from the coding sequence ATGAATAGCAAACTCGGAGAATTTGAAGAAATCGTGCTCATGCTTGTCGCAGCGCAACACGAACAGGCCTATGGTCTATCTGTAACACAAGCCATCGAGAAGGAACTCAAGCGATCGGTTACTATGAGTAGTGTGCATACCGCACTCTATCGGCTTGAAGAGAAAGGTTTTGTGACTTCAAAAATTGGCGATGCGGAAGGCAATCGTAGAGGTCGTAGAAAGCGTGTATTTGTCATCACCTCTCAAGGGAAAACGGCATTGAAAGAAACACGAGAAGCCAGAAATCACATCTGGAATATGATTCCAAAGTTCATACTCGAATTTGGTCAATGA